From a single Pseudomonas serboccidentalis genomic region:
- the phnR gene encoding phosphonate utilization transcriptional regulator PhnR yields the protein MRDEATKAVTAIGQVLQEQLDHGLLAPGSKLPAERKLSELFGTTRITVREALLQLEAQGQIYREERRGWFVSPPRLAYNLMQRSHFHAMVSAQGRVPSTEMISARLQPASAAVCAWLQLPALSSVIQICRSRRIDGRLVLYVEHYLNPQFFPGILEFDLNQSITELYARHYDLHYGRVRFEIVPTSLSADAAAALRVSVGSPGLRIARVNYDQHGRLIDCDLEFWRHDAIHVGVDVV from the coding sequence ATGCGCGATGAGGCAACAAAAGCGGTGACAGCCATCGGCCAGGTGCTGCAGGAGCAGCTCGATCACGGCCTGTTGGCGCCGGGCAGCAAGCTGCCGGCCGAGCGCAAGCTCAGTGAGTTGTTCGGTACCACGCGCATCACGGTGCGTGAGGCGCTGTTGCAGTTGGAGGCGCAGGGGCAGATCTATCGCGAGGAGCGGCGTGGCTGGTTCGTCTCGCCGCCGCGTCTGGCGTACAACCTGATGCAGCGCAGTCACTTTCACGCGATGGTCAGTGCGCAGGGGCGGGTACCGTCGACCGAGATGATTTCGGCGCGCCTGCAGCCGGCTTCGGCGGCGGTGTGTGCGTGGTTGCAGTTACCGGCGTTGTCGAGCGTGATTCAGATTTGCCGGTCGCGGCGGATTGACGGGCGGCTGGTGCTGTATGTGGAGCACTATCTGAATCCGCAGTTTTTTCCGGGGATTCTGGAGTTTGATTTGAATCAGTCGATTACCGAGTTGTATGCGCGGCATTACGATTTGCATTATGGGCGGGTGCGGTTCGAGATTGTGCCGACGTCATTGTCGGCGGATGCGGCGGCGGCGTTGCGGGTGTCGGTGGGGAGCCCGGGGTTGCGGATTGCTCGGGTCAATTATGATCAGCATGGGCGGTTGATTGATTGTGATCTGGAGTTTTGGCGGCATGATGCGATTCACGTGGGTGTAGATGTGGTTTGA
- a CDS encoding ABC transporter substrate-binding protein yields the protein MKQLFLATLLGSTIAMCTAAMAADTDLKTLEAAAKAEGAVNSVGMPDDWANWKGTWEDLAKTYGLKHIDTDMSSAQEIAKFAAEKDNATADIGDVGAAFGPIAVKQGVVQPYKPSTWDQVPAWAKDKDGNWALAYTGTIAFIVNKKLLHGSEVPTKWADLKGGKYKVSIGDVSTAAQAANGVLAAALANGGDEKNIQPALLLFADIAKQGRLSMANPTIATMEKGEIEVGVVWDFNGLSYKAKMANPDDYVVLIPSDGSVISGYTTIINKYAKNPNAAKLTREYIFSDAGQTNLARGNARPIRAEHLQLPEDVKAKLLPNEQYKKVTPIKDADAWEKTSKALPQKWNEEVIVEMK from the coding sequence ATGAAACAGCTTTTCCTGGCAACACTGTTAGGCTCGACCATTGCAATGTGCACCGCCGCCATGGCGGCCGACACCGACCTGAAAACCCTCGAAGCCGCTGCGAAAGCGGAAGGCGCCGTCAACAGCGTCGGCATGCCCGATGACTGGGCCAACTGGAAAGGCACCTGGGAAGACCTGGCCAAAACCTACGGCCTGAAACACATCGACACCGACATGAGCTCGGCCCAGGAAATCGCCAAGTTCGCCGCTGAAAAAGACAACGCCACTGCCGACATCGGCGACGTCGGTGCCGCCTTCGGCCCGATCGCGGTCAAGCAGGGTGTGGTGCAACCGTACAAGCCAAGCACCTGGGATCAGGTTCCGGCCTGGGCCAAGGACAAGGACGGCAACTGGGCACTGGCCTACACCGGCACCATCGCCTTCATCGTCAACAAGAAGCTGCTGCACGGCTCCGAAGTGCCGACCAAATGGGCTGATCTCAAGGGCGGCAAATACAAGGTCTCCATCGGTGACGTGAGCACCGCCGCGCAAGCCGCCAACGGTGTACTGGCCGCGGCCCTGGCCAACGGTGGCGACGAGAAGAACATCCAGCCGGCCCTGCTGCTGTTTGCAGACATCGCCAAGCAGGGTCGCCTGTCGATGGCCAATCCGACCATCGCCACCATGGAAAAAGGCGAGATCGAAGTCGGCGTGGTCTGGGACTTCAACGGTCTGAGCTACAAGGCCAAGATGGCCAACCCGGATGACTACGTGGTGTTGATCCCGTCCGACGGTTCGGTGATTTCCGGCTACACCACGATCATCAACAAGTACGCGAAAAACCCTAACGCCGCCAAGCTGACCCGCGAATACATCTTCAGCGATGCCGGCCAGACCAACCTCGCTCGCGGCAACGCCCGCCCGATCCGCGCCGAACACCTGCAACTGCCGGAAGACGTGAAGGCCAAGCTGCTGCCGAACGAGCAGTACAAGAAGGTCACGCCGATCAAGGACGCCGACGCGTGGGAAAAAACCTCCAAGGCCCTGCCGCAGAAGTGGAACGAAGAAGTCATCGTCGAGATGAAGTAA
- a CDS encoding M18 family aminopeptidase — MREELNQGLIDFLKASPTPFHATASLVQRLEAAGYVRLDEREPWNTEANGRYYVTRNDSSIVAIKMGRNSPLHDGIRLVGAHTDSPCLRVKPQPELQRQGFWQLGVEVYGGALLAPWFDRDLSLAGRVTFRRDGKVESQLIDFKAPIAIIPNLAIHLNREANQGWAINAQTELPPILAQFAGDERVDFRAVLTDQLAREHGLNADVVLDYELSFYDTQSAAVIGLNGDFIAGARLDNLLSCYAGLQALLTAETDETCVLVCNDHEEVGSCSACGADGPMLEQTLRRLLPEGDEFVRTIQKSLLVSADNAHGVHPNYAEKHDANHGPKLNAGPVIKVNSNQRYATNSETAGFFRHLCMAEEVPVQSFVVRSDMGCGSTIGPITASHLGVRTVDIGLPTFAMHSIRELCGSHDLAHLVKVLSAFYASRELP, encoded by the coding sequence ATGCGCGAAGAGTTGAACCAAGGCCTGATCGACTTCCTCAAGGCCTCCCCTACCCCGTTCCACGCCACCGCCAGCCTCGTTCAGCGTCTGGAGGCCGCCGGTTACGTGCGCCTCGACGAGCGCGAGCCGTGGAACACCGAGGCCAACGGCCGCTACTACGTCACCCGCAACGACTCCTCGATTGTCGCGATCAAAATGGGCCGCAATTCGCCGCTGCACGACGGTATCCGTCTGGTCGGCGCCCACACCGACAGCCCGTGCCTGCGGGTCAAGCCGCAACCGGAACTGCAACGCCAGGGCTTCTGGCAACTGGGCGTAGAAGTCTACGGCGGCGCACTGCTCGCACCGTGGTTCGACCGCGACCTGTCGCTGGCGGGCCGCGTCACCTTCCGCCGCGACGGCAAGGTCGAAAGCCAGTTGATCGACTTCAAGGCACCGATCGCGATCATTCCCAACCTGGCGATTCACCTCAACCGGGAAGCCAACCAGGGCTGGGCGATCAACGCGCAGACCGAGCTGCCGCCGATCCTCGCGCAATTCGCCGGTGACGAGCGCGTCGACTTCCGCGCCGTGCTCACCGATCAACTGGCCCGCGAACACGGTCTGAACGCCGACGTGGTGCTGGATTACGAACTGAGCTTCTACGACACCCAAAGCGCTGCGGTGATTGGCCTTAATGGCGACTTCATTGCCGGTGCGCGCCTGGACAACCTGCTGTCGTGCTACGCCGGCCTGCAAGCCTTGCTCACCGCCGAGACCGACGAAACCTGCGTGCTGGTGTGCAACGACCACGAAGAAGTCGGTTCCTGCTCGGCCTGCGGTGCCGACGGCCCGATGCTCGAACAGACCCTGCGCCGCCTGCTGCCCGAAGGTGATGAATTCGTCCGTACCATCCAGAAATCGCTGCTGGTCTCGGCCGACAACGCCCACGGCGTACACCCCAACTATGCCGAGAAGCACGACGCCAACCACGGCCCGAAACTCAACGCCGGCCCGGTGATCAAGGTCAACAGCAACCAGCGCTACGCCACCAACAGCGAAACCGCCGGGTTCTTCCGCCACCTGTGCATGGCCGAAGAAGTACCGGTGCAGAGCTTCGTAGTCCGCAGTGATATGGGTTGCGGCTCGACCATCGGCCCGATCACCGCCAGCCATCTGGGCGTGCGCACCGTCGACATCGGCCTGCCGACCTTCGCCATGCACTCGATCCGCGAACTGTGTGGCAGCCACGACCTGGCGCACCTGGTCAAAGTGCTGAGCGCGTTCTACGCCTCCCGCGAACTACCGTAA
- a CDS encoding amidohydrolase, translated as MQLTRIAQALLLSLFAGHAGAATLDSTREQIAAQAKALEPELLETRRDIHAHPELGNTEKRTSELVVKQLKAMGLEVKTNVARTGVVAILKGALPGPTVALRADMDALPVKEVADLPFASKAKGTYLDKEVDVMHACGHDAHTAILLSTAKILTNMRATLPGTVVFYFQPAEEGPSDFIPDGKNTWGAKMMVEEGVMKAPKPDAVFGLHVWAGVPAGQIAYRPGATLASSDDLRIKILGKQTHAGRPWDGIDPITVGAQTIVGLQTVVSRRTDISSYPSVVSIGTINGGTRYNIIPESVDMSGTIRSYDYGIRQKLHADVRQTIEKIAESGGAKADVTIIEKYDPTINNPALTEKMLPTLKWAAKDDVVNAPLVGGAEDFSFFAKEVPGLFVFLGVTPRDQDMSKAAPNHNPGFFVDESALVVGVRTMASLATDYLYGNAEAAR; from the coding sequence ATGCAGCTGACACGCATTGCCCAAGCCCTTCTGCTCAGCCTGTTCGCCGGCCACGCCGGTGCTGCCACCCTGGACAGCACCCGCGAACAAATCGCCGCGCAGGCCAAGGCACTTGAACCCGAACTGCTGGAAACCCGACGCGACATCCACGCGCATCCGGAACTCGGCAACACCGAAAAACGCACCTCGGAACTAGTCGTCAAACAACTCAAGGCCATGGGCCTGGAAGTCAAAACCAATGTCGCCCGCACCGGCGTGGTCGCCATCCTCAAAGGCGCCTTGCCCGGCCCGACCGTGGCCCTGCGTGCCGACATGGACGCATTGCCGGTCAAGGAAGTCGCCGACCTGCCGTTCGCCTCGAAAGCCAAAGGCACCTACCTGGACAAAGAAGTCGACGTGATGCACGCCTGCGGCCACGACGCTCACACCGCGATCCTGCTGAGCACGGCGAAAATTCTTACGAACATGCGCGCCACCCTGCCCGGCACCGTGGTGTTCTACTTCCAGCCCGCCGAAGAAGGCCCGAGCGACTTCATCCCCGACGGCAAAAACACTTGGGGCGCGAAAATGATGGTCGAGGAAGGCGTGATGAAAGCCCCCAAACCCGACGCCGTCTTCGGTCTGCACGTCTGGGCCGGCGTCCCCGCCGGCCAGATCGCCTACCGCCCCGGCGCCACCCTGGCCAGCTCCGACGACCTGCGCATCAAAATCCTCGGCAAACAGACCCACGCCGGCCGCCCCTGGGACGGCATCGACCCGATCACCGTCGGCGCACAAACCATCGTCGGCCTGCAAACCGTGGTCAGCCGTCGCACCGACATCTCGTCCTATCCGTCAGTCGTCAGCATCGGCACCATCAACGGCGGGACCCGCTACAACATCATTCCCGAGTCCGTGGACATGAGCGGCACCATCCGCTCCTACGACTACGGCATCCGCCAGAAACTGCACGCAGACGTGCGCCAGACCATCGAAAAAATCGCCGAAAGCGGCGGCGCGAAAGCCGACGTGACCATCATCGAAAAATACGACCCCACGATTAACAACCCGGCATTGACGGAAAAAATGCTGCCGACGTTGAAGTGGGCCGCCAAGGATGATGTGGTGAATGCACCGCTGGTGGGCGGCGCGGAAGACTTCTCGTTCTTTGCCAAGGAAGTGCCGGGGCTGTTCGTGTTTCTCGGGGTGACGCCAAGGGATCAGGACATGAGCAAGGCCGCGCCGAATCATAATCCGGGGTTCTTTGTGGATGAGTCGGCGCTGGTAGTTGGAGTGAGGACGATGGCGTCGTTGGCGACGGATTATTTGTATGGGAATGCTGAGGCAGCCCGATAG
- a CDS encoding mechanosensitive ion channel family protein: protein MFARLFALPCLFLVCLMTLLPLSPAHAVGLPGLLSNTKAQPEAQEPLGQSLDEVIKSLENDKQRAQLLTDLKKLRDATKKAQVSPEEGVLGLIGGTLANFEKQFSGADSPLTRWSDEFDQAKDELKALMLPASEWLPIIFAFAVILMVWSLLAAALIWLGHRVRMRFGLTEELPQHPKALDMLRFALRKLGPWLIALVITVYMSYALPSSLGKSLAMVLAYALVVGTCFSAICVIAFSLLDGPHRHRALYILRHQAFRPLWLIGSFAAFGEALNDPRLVEALGVHLAHSTATITNVLAALFTGLFILRFRRPIAHLIRNQPLSRRLTRRALSDTIDILGTFWYVPALVLVGISLFATFVSAGDTSTALRQSLICTVLLVLCMVINGLVRRHSLKPQRGPKRHALYSERLKSFFYTLAHLLVWLTFIELGLRVWGKSLIGFAEGEGHDVSVKLFSLIGTLIFSWLIWILADTAVHHALTRSRKGLANARAQTMMPLIRNVLFVAIFIIALIVALANMGMNVTPLLAGAGVIGLAIGFGAQSLVADLITGLFIIIEDSLAIDDYVDVGGHLGTVEGLTIRTVRLRDIDGIVHTIPFSEIKSIKNYSREFGYAIFRVAVPYNMEIDDAIKLMREVGQKMRTDPLQRRDIWSPLEIQGVESFESGSAILRARFKTAPIKQWEVSRAFNLSLKRHLDEAGLDLATPRMSVQVITAGGGQPKE, encoded by the coding sequence GTGTTCGCTCGTCTGTTTGCTCTGCCCTGCCTGTTCCTTGTCTGCCTGATGACATTGCTGCCACTGTCCCCTGCCCATGCGGTCGGCTTGCCGGGGCTGCTCAGCAACACCAAGGCGCAGCCCGAGGCGCAGGAACCGCTGGGCCAGTCGCTGGATGAAGTCATCAAGTCGCTGGAAAACGACAAGCAACGCGCGCAATTGCTGACCGACCTGAAAAAGCTGCGCGACGCCACGAAAAAGGCCCAGGTCTCTCCGGAAGAAGGTGTGCTGGGTCTGATTGGCGGCACGCTGGCCAATTTCGAGAAACAGTTTTCCGGTGCCGACAGCCCGCTCACCCGCTGGTCAGACGAGTTCGATCAGGCCAAGGATGAGCTGAAGGCATTGATGCTGCCAGCCAGCGAATGGTTGCCGATCATCTTCGCCTTCGCCGTGATCCTGATGGTCTGGAGCCTGCTCGCCGCCGCGTTGATCTGGCTCGGTCACCGGGTGCGCATGCGCTTCGGCCTGACTGAAGAACTGCCCCAGCACCCCAAGGCCCTCGACATGCTGCGCTTTGCCTTGCGCAAACTCGGGCCGTGGTTGATCGCGCTGGTGATCACCGTCTACATGAGCTACGCGCTGCCGTCGTCATTGGGCAAGAGCCTGGCGATGGTGCTGGCTTATGCCCTGGTGGTCGGCACCTGTTTCTCGGCGATCTGCGTGATCGCGTTCTCGCTGCTCGACGGCCCGCATCGGCATCGGGCGCTGTACATCCTGCGCCATCAGGCCTTCCGCCCGCTGTGGCTGATCGGCAGCTTCGCCGCGTTCGGTGAAGCGCTCAACGACCCGCGTCTGGTGGAAGCCCTCGGCGTGCACCTGGCGCATAGCACCGCGACGATCACCAATGTCCTCGCAGCGCTGTTCACCGGCCTGTTCATCCTGCGCTTCCGCCGGCCGATCGCGCACCTGATCCGCAACCAGCCCTTGTCCCGCCGCCTGACCCGCCGCGCCCTCAGCGACACCATCGATATCCTCGGCACCTTCTGGTACGTGCCGGCGCTGGTACTGGTCGGGATCTCGCTGTTCGCCACCTTCGTTTCCGCCGGCGACACCAGCACCGCGCTGCGCCAGTCGCTGATCTGCACAGTGCTGCTGGTGCTGTGCATGGTGATCAACGGCCTCGTGCGCCGTCACTCGCTCAAACCGCAGCGCGGGCCGAAACGCCATGCGCTGTATTCGGAACGCCTGAAAAGCTTCTTCTACACCCTCGCCCACCTGCTGGTGTGGCTGACCTTCATCGAACTCGGCCTGCGCGTATGGGGCAAGTCGCTGATCGGTTTCGCCGAGGGTGAAGGGCATGACGTCAGCGTCAAACTGTTCAGCCTGATTGGCACGCTGATTTTCTCCTGGCTGATCTGGATCCTCGCCGACACGGCCGTGCATCACGCCCTCACCCGCTCGCGCAAAGGCTTGGCCAATGCCCGTGCGCAAACGATGATGCCGCTGATCCGCAACGTGCTGTTCGTGGCGATTTTCATCATCGCGCTGATCGTCGCCCTGGCGAACATGGGCATGAACGTCACGCCACTGCTGGCCGGTGCCGGTGTCATCGGTCTGGCCATCGGTTTCGGTGCGCAGTCGCTGGTGGCGGACTTGATCACCGGCCTGTTCATCATCATCGAAGACTCACTGGCGATCGACGACTACGTGGATGTCGGCGGCCACCTCGGCACCGTCGAAGGCCTGACCATCCGTACCGTGCGCCTGCGCGACATCGACGGCATCGTCCATACCATCCCGTTCAGCGAAATCAAAAGCATCAAGAACTACTCCCGGGAATTCGGCTACGCGATTTTCCGGGTGGCCGTGCCGTACAACATGGAAATCGACGACGCGATCAAACTGATGCGCGAAGTCGGCCAGAAAATGCGCACCGATCCCCTGCAGCGGCGCGACATCTGGTCGCCGCTGGAGATTCAAGGCGTAGAAAGCTTCGAGTCCGGCAGCGCGATCCTGCGGGCCCGTTTCAAGACCGCGCCGATCAAGCAATGGGAAGTTTCCCGAGCGTTCAACCTGTCGCTCAAACGCCACCTCGACGAGGCCGGCCTGGACCTGGCAACGCCGCGCATGAGCGTGCAAGTGATCACCGCCGGCGGTGGCCAGCCCAAGGAATAG